In one window of Nerophis ophidion isolate RoL-2023_Sa linkage group LG05, RoL_Noph_v1.0, whole genome shotgun sequence DNA:
- the LOC133552589 gene encoding putative protocadherin beta-18, translating into MHSVYEQCEDEHILFRNNLYFFQSDIYFLYISGWLCRCSITMNPTDYSGGQWRLIPFFVALFLPWSRVGAQIRYSIAEEVKEGTVVGNIAKDLGLEKSTLKERGYRIAESATEPFFRVNQDDGLLCVKRVIDREKVCERSSVCVFQLKTLLENPLEIHYVSVEVLDVNDNPPKFSSNTSRLNISESALPGLRLQLPAAHDPDVGPFSVQEYKLSANEHFRLEVKDRGKDGKIPILVLLKSLDRETKSQHKLRISAIDGGKPSRSGTAEISVHVLDVNDNMPVFTEDTYSVFLNENAPIGTTVIKVNATDLDEGSNGEIIYTLGNVNSRIHDLFSVNPLTGVITVKDRIDFEIEESYEIDIQASDKGTAPFRTDKSVMVKIVDLNDNTPQIEVTSFSRAVAEDARVGTTVALISVLDKDSGQNGKVICSLSANVPFMLSPSTQDNMYSVVTNSLLDREKQSTYEVIVVARDAGVPPLSSEKSITVFVSDVNDNSPEFSSRPYTFYVTENNPPGQSVFSVKAFDHDEGDNAHVLYTIVRDGQEKEHLYLHSLNINSDNGDISALKSFDFETLKSFQFQVVATDGGSPPLSSNVTVKVFILDQNDNAPVILYPVSSNGSAEGVEEIPRNMKAGDLVTKVRAYDADIGYNGWLLFSLQQVTAHSLFTLDRYTGQIRTLRSFTETDEAEHGLLILVKDNGNVSLSATATVTVKLVEHKEAFAASDVKRAAAKVEEEDHNVTFYLIITLGSVSLLFVISIIVLIAMQCSKSTEYTSKYLQDANYDGTLCHSIQYRSGDKRYMLVGPRMSIGSTIVPGSHANTLVLPDRRHTSTGEVRHEHFAHLHM; encoded by the coding sequence ATGCATTCAGTCTATGAGCAGTGTGAGGACGAACACATATTGTTCCGgaataatctttatttttttcaaagtgatatatattttttatatatatctggGTGGCTTTGTCGTTGTTCCATCACGATGAACCCAACAGACTATTCCGGAGGACAATGGCGACTTATTCCTTTCTTTGTTGCATTATTTTTGCCGTGGAGCAGAGTCGGCGCACAGATCAGATATTCCATCGCCGAAGAGGTGAAAGAAGGAACTGTGGTGGGGAACATAGCCAAGGATTTGGGATTAGAGAAATCCACACTGAAAGAGAGAGGGTACCGCATCGCGGAAAGCGCCACGGAGCCGTTCTTTCGCGTGAATCAAGACGACGGCCTGCTGTGCGTCAAGCGCGTCATAGACCGGGAGAAGGTGTGCGAACGGAGCAGCGTGTGCGTTTTTCAGCTCAAAACGCTGCTGGAAAACCCGCTGGAGATCCACTACGTGAGCGTGGAGGTGCTGGACGTGAACGACAACCCGCCCAAGTTCTCTAGCAACACGTCACGTCTGAACATATCCGAGTCCGCCTTGCCCGGTCTGCGCCTGCAGCTGCCGGCTGCGCACGACCCGGACGTGGGCCCCTTTTCAGTCCAGGAGTATAAACTCAGTGCTAATGAGCATTTTCGTTTGGAAGTGAAAGATCGAGGGAAGGATGGTAAAATACCGATATTAGTTTTGCTGAAGTCGCTGGACAGGGAAACAAAGAGCCAGCACAAGCTGCGCATTTCAGCTATTGATGGAGGGAAACCAAGTAGGTCCGGGACTGCTGAAATTTCAGTGCATGTTTTAGACGTTAATGATAACATGCCAGTTTTCACTGAAGACACGTATTCTGTATTTTTGAATGAAAATGCCCCGATTGGCACAACCGTTATAAAAGTGAACGCCACTGATTTAGATGAGGGCTCCAACGGCGAAATTATCTATACATTAGGTAATGTAAATAGCAGAATACATGACTTATTTAGCGTGAATCCCCTTACAGGTGTAATCACCGTGAAAGATCGTATTGATTTTGAAATAGAAGAAAGCTACGAGATTGACATACAAGCATCTGATAAAGGAACTGCACCTTTCAGAACAGATAAAAGTGTCATGGTAAAAATAGTTGATTTGAATGACAACACTCCACAGATAGAGGTGACATCATTTTCCAGAGCCGTAGCAGAAGATGCACGAGTGGGGACCACTGTGGCGTTAATCAGTGTTCTCGATAAAGACTCCGGTCAGAATGGAAAGGTCATTTGTTCACTCAGTGCGAATGTTCCCTTCATGTTATCACCGTCAACACAGGATAATATGTACTCTGTAGTCACAAACTCGCTACTGGATAGAGAAAAGCAATCCACGTACGAGGTTATTGTTGTTGCGAGAGATGCGGGCGTACCACCCCTGTCATCTGAAAAAAGCATAACTGTTTTTGTGTCGGATGTAAATGACAACAGTCCAGAGTTTTCATCCCGGCCTTACACCTTTTATGTAACGGAGAACAACCCCCCAGGCCAATCTGTGTTTTCTGTCAAGGCATTTGACCACGATGAAGGTGATAATGCCCACGTTCTATATACTATAGTACGAGACGGACAGGAAAAAGAGCATCTCTATTTACACAGTCTGAATATCAATTCAGACAATGGAGACATTTCAGCGCTAAAAAGTTTTGACTTTGAGACGCTGAAAAGTTTCCAGTTCCAAGTCGTGGCCACGGACGGTGGAAGTCCTCCACTGAGCAGCAACGTGACAGTGAAGGTGTTCATTCTGGATCAGAACGACAACGCTCCAGTCATCCTGTATCCAGTCAGCTCCAACGGTTCTGCTGAAGGTGTGGAGGAGATTCCCCGCAATATGAAAGCAGGAGACTTGGTGACTAAAGTCCGAGCCTATGATGCTGATATAGGATATAACGGCTGGTTACTGTTTTCACTGCAGCAAGTCACTGCCCACAGTCTCTTTACTTTGGACCGCTATACGGGCCAGATCAGAACACTTCGCTCCTTCACAGAGACGGACGAGGCTGAGCATGGACTGCTCATACTGGTCAAAGACAACGGCAACGTTTCCCTGTCAGCAACAGCTACTGTGACTGTCAAACTTGTGGAGCACAAAGAGGCTTTTGCAGCTTCTGATGTCAAACGTGCAGCAGCAAAAGTGGAGGAGGAGGACCACAATGTGACATTTTACCTCATCATCACTTTGGGCTCGGTCTCGCTGCTTTTTGTCATCAGCATCATCGTGCTGATCGCCATGCAGTGCTCCAAATCCACAGAGTACACTTCCAAATATCTCCAAGACGCTAATTATGATGGGACACTGTGTCACAGCATCCAGTACAGATCAGGAGACAAACGCTACATGCTAGTTGGACCCAGAATGAGTATAGGTTCTACTATAGTCCCGGGCAGCCACGCCAACACTCTGGTGCTCCCTGACAGGAGACACACTTCTACTGGGGAGGTAAGACATGAACATTTTGCTCATTTGCATATGTAG
- the LOC133552596 gene encoding protocadherin alpha-8-like — MGSGKCCRWCFFVLCLLLYLGGRTSAELRYSIPEEVKEGTVVGNVAKDLGLDKSSLVDRQFRVVSGSKEAFFHVRPESGALEVRRKIDREALCGGSGACVMELKILVENPLEMHHVVVEITDVNDHSPIFSDKEQVIEIAEHSSPGTRFQLHAASDPDAGINSVRTYTLTSNEHFDLDISQNDEEKIPMLVLKKYLDREQNKKLLLFVTAVDGGKPQRSDTLNVTIIVLDINDNRPLFSQDTYSVEIKENTPVGTNIIRINATDPDEGINGEIQYSLDKTINKVYDLFELNMLSGIIKLKGALDFEDLETYKLDILASDNGHPPLTGRCRVIIKIKDVNDNPPEIEVTSLSNKVSEDSKPGTVISLISVTDKDSGVNGKIISRITNDVPFELKPSYKENIYSVVTKGYLDREEVSDYKITITSTDCGEPPLSTSKTLDIQVSDVNDNRPHFQQNPFFFYLSENNVAGHSVFSVTATDSDVDDNAVISYHIMRAEKDTDVTTFLNINSENGQISALKSFDFETLKSFQFQVVATDGGSPPLSSNVTVKVFILDQNDNAPVILYPVSSNGSAEGVEEIPRNMKAGDLVTKVRAYDADIGYNGWLLFSLQQVTAHSLFTLDRYTGQIRTLRSFTETDEAEHGLLILVKDNGNVSLSATATVTVKLVEPKEAFAASDVKRAAAKVEEEDHNVTFYLIITLGSVSLLFVISIIVLIAMQCSKSTEYTSKYLQDANYDGTLCHSIQYRSGDKRYMLVGPRMSIGSTIVPGSHANTLVLPDRRHTSSGEVRQTFISCHV, encoded by the coding sequence ATGGGGAGTGGAAAATGCTGCcgctggtgtttttttgttttgtgtctgCTTTTGTATTTGGGAGGAAGAACCTCGGCTGAGTTGCGCTACTCGATTCCAGAGGAGGTGAAAGAAGGAACTGTGGTCGGGAATGTGGCCAAGGATCTAGGTCTGGACAAATCCTCTCTGGTGGACCGACAGTTCCGTGTGGTGTCTGGATCGAAGGAGGCCTTCTTTCACGTCAGGCCGGAAAGTGGTGCGTTAGAGGTCCGTAGGAAAATCGACAGAGAGGCGCTTTGTGGGggcagcggagcttgcgtcatgGAGCTGAAAATTCTGGTTGAAAATCCGCTAGAAATGCATCACGTTGTAGTGGAAATTACTGATGTGAACGATCACTCCCCGATATTTTCTGACAAAGAGCAAGTTATAGAAATAGCTGAGCATTCTTCTCCTGGCACAAGATTCCAGCTGCACGCTGCAAGTGATCCAGATGCCGGAATTAACTCAGTGCGCACATATACATTGACGTCTAATGAGCACTTTGATTTAGATATAAGTCAAAATGATGAAGAGAAAATACCAAtgttagtgttaaaaaaatatttagatagAGAACAAAATAAAAAGCTCTTATTATTTGTTACTGCAGTTGATGGAGGGAAACCACAAAGATCAGACACTCTAAATGTAACAATTATTGTTCTTGATATTAATGATAACCGTCCATTATTTAGTCAAGATACTTATAGTGTTGAAATAAAAGAAAATACTCCAGTTGGAACAAATATTATACGCATTAATGCAACAGATCCAGATGAAGGGATTAATGGAGAAATACAATACAGCCTTGACAAAactataaataaagtttatgatctATTTGAATTAAACATGTTAAGTGGAATCATCAAGCTGAAAGGAGCTTTAGATTTTGAGGATTTAGAAACGTATAAACTTGACATTTTGGCATCTGATAACGGACATCCTCCTTTAACAGGCAGGTGTCGAGTCATAATTAAAATTAAAGACGTCAATGATAATCCTCCAGAAATAGAAGTGACATCACTGTCAAATAAAGTGTCTGAAGACTCCAAACCTGGAACAGTTATTTCCCTCATTAGTGTCACGGATAAAGATTCCGGAGTGAATGGCAAAATTATTTCACGGATCACTAATGATGTCCCTTTTGAGTTAAAACCTTCATACAAGGAGAACATCTACTCGGTTGTCACTAAAGGTTATTTAGATAGAGAGGAGGTGTCTGactataaaataacaataacatcaACGGACTGTGGTGAACCTCCTCTGTCTACTTCTAAAACTTTAGATATTCAGGTATCAGATGTGAATGATAACAGACCACATTTCCAACAGAATCCATTCTTTTTTTACTTGTCGGAAAATAATGTCGCTGGACATTCAGTATTCTCAGTTACTGCTACTGACAGTGATGTGGATGACAATGCAGTTATTTCTTATCATATCATGAGAGCAGAGAAAGACACAGACGTGACAACTTTTTTGAATATAAATTCTGAAAATGGACAAATATCAGCTCTAAAAAGTTTTGACTTTGAGACGCTGAAAAGTTTCCAGTTCCAAGTGGTGGCCACGGACGGTGGAAGTCCTCCACTGAGCAGCAACGTGACAGTGAAGGTGTTCATTCTGGATCAGAACGACAACGCTCCAGTCATCCTGTATCCAGTCAGCTCCAACGGTTCTGCTGAAGGTGTGGAGGAGATTCCCCGCAATATGAAAGCAGGAGACTTGGTGACTAAAGTCCGAGCCTATGATGCTGATATAGGATATAACGGCTGGTTACTGTTTTCACTGCAGCAAGTCACTGCCCACAGTCTCTTTACTTTGGACCGCTATACGGGCCAGATCAGAACACTTCGCTCCTTCACAGAGACGGACGAGGCTGAGCATGGACTGCTCATACTGGTCAAAGACAACGGCAACGTTTCCCTGTCAGCAACAGCTACTGTGACTGTCAAACTTGTGGAGCCCAAAGAGGCTTTTGCAGCTTCTGATGTCAAACGTGCAGCAGCAAAAGTGGAGGAGGAGGACCACAATGTAACTTTTTACCTCATCATCACTTTGGGCTCGGTCTCGCTGCTTTTTGTCATCAGCATCATCGTGCTGATCGCCATGCAGTGCTCCAAATCCACAGAGTACACTTCCAAATATCTCCAAGACGCTAATTATGATGGGACACTGTGTCACAGCATCCAGTACAGATCAGGAGACAAACGCTACATGCTAGTTGGACCCAGAATGAGTATAGGTTCTACTATAGTCCCGGGCAGCCACGCCAACACTCTGGTGCTCCCTGACAGGAGACACACTTCTTCTGGGGAGGTAAGACAGACATTTATATCCTGTCATGTTTGA
- the LOC133552597 gene encoding protocadherin alpha-8-like, translating into MGSGKCCRWCFFVLCLLLYLGGRTSAELRYSIPEEVKEGTVVGNVAKDLGLDKSSLVDRQFRVVSGSKEAFFHVRPESGALEVRRKIDREALCGGSGACVMELKILVENPLEMHHVVVEITDGNDHSPIFSDKEQVIEIAEHSSIGTRFELHAASDPDAGINSVRTYTLTSNEHFDLEISQNDEEKIPFLVLKKYLDREQNQNHSLVVTAVDGGKPQRSGILNVTIIVLDSNDNRPVFSQETYMVEIKENTPVGTNIVQVNATDPDEGINGEIRYSLGKIVNKAYDVFELDKLSGLIKLKGALDFEDSEIYKLEIHASDKGHPPLTGRCRVVIKIKDVNDNPPEIEVTSLSNKVSEDSKPGTVISLISVTDKDSGINGKIISQITNDVPFELKPSYKENIYSVVTKGYLDREEVSDYKITITSTDCGEPPLSTSKTLDIQVSDVNDNRPHFHQYPLYFYLSENNVAGHSVFSVTATDSDVDENAVISYHIMRAEKDTDVTTFLNINSENGQISALKSFDFETLKSFQFQVVATDGGSPPLSSNVTVKVFILDQNDNAPVILYPVSSNGSAEGVEEIPRNMKAGDLVTKVRAYDADIGYNGWLLFSLQQVTAHSLFTLDRYTGQIRTLRSFTETDEAEHGLLILVKDNGNVSLSATATVTVKLVEPKEAFAASDVKRAAAKVEEEDHNVTFYLIITLGSVSLLFVISIIVLIAMQCSKSTEYTSKYLQDANYDGTLCHSIQYRSGDKRYMLVGPRMSIGSTIVPGSHANTLVLPDRRHTSTGEVRNTFCVTSKHISLTLYFGVP; encoded by the coding sequence ATGGGGAGTGGAAAATGCTGCcgttggtgtttttttgttttgtgtctgCTTTTGTATTTGGGAGGAAGAACCTCGGCTGAGTTGCGCTACTCGATTCCAGAGGAGGTGAAAGAAGGAACTGTGGTCGGGAATGTGGCCAAGGATCTAGGTCTGGACAAATCCTCTCTGGTGGACCGACAGTTCCGTGTGGTGTCTGGATCGAAGGAGGCCTTCTTTCACGTCAGGCCGGAAAGTGGTGCGTTAGAGGTCCGTAGGAAAATCGACAGAGAGGCGCTTTGTGGGggcagcggagcttgcgtcatgGAGCTGAAAATTCTGGTTGAAAATCCGCTAGAAATGCATCACGTTGTAGTGGAAATTACTGATGGGAACGATCACTCCCCGATATTTTCTGATAAAGAGCAAGTTATTGAAATAGCTGAGCATTCTTCTATTGGCACAAGATTCGAGTTGCACGCTGCAAGTGATCCAGATGCCGGAATTAACTCAGTGCGCACATATACATTGACGTCTAATGAGCACTTTGATTTAGAGATAAGTCAAAATGATGAAGAGAAAATACCATtcttagtgttaaaaaaatatttagacagAGAACAAAATCAAAATCATTCATTAGTTGTCACTGCAGTTGATGGAGGGAAACCACAAAGATCAGGAATACTTAATGTAACAATTATTGTTCTTGATAGTAATGATAACCGTCCAGTCTTTAGTCAAGAAACTTACATGGTTGAAATAAAAGAAAATACTCCAGTTGGAACAAATATTGTACAAGTTAATGCAACCGATCCAGATGAAGGGATTAATGGAGAAATACGATACAGCCTTGGCAAAATTGTGAATAAAGCGTATGATGTATTTGAACTAGACAAATTAAGTGGACTCATAAAACTGAAAGGAGCTTTAGATTTTGAGGATTCAGAGATTTATAAACTTGAAATACATGCATCTGATAAAGGACATCCTCCTTTAACAGGCAGGTGTCGAGTCGTAATTAAAATTAAAGACGTCAATGATAATCCTCCAGAAATAGAAGTGACATCACTGTCAAATAAAGTGTCTGAAGACTCCAAACCTGGAACAGTAATTTCCCTCATTAGTGTCACGGATAAAGATTCCGGAATAAATGGCAAAATTATTTCCCAAATCACAAATGATGTCCCTTTTGAGTTAAAACCTTCATACAAGGAGAACATCTACTCGGTGGTCACTAAAGGTTATTTAGATAGAGAGGAGGTGTCTGactataaaataacaataacatcaACGGACTGTGGTGAACCTCCTCTGTCTACTTCTAAAACTCTAGATATTCAGGTATCAGATGTGAATGATAACAGACCACATTTTCACCAGTATCCACTCTATTTTTACTTGTCGGAAAATAATGTCGCTGGACATTCAGTATTCTCAGTTACTGCTACTGACAGTGATGTGGATGAAAATGCAGTTATTTCTTATCATATCATGAGAGCAGAGAAAGACACAGACGTGACAACTTTTTTGAATATAAATTCTGAAAATGGACAAATATCAGCGCTAAAAAGTTTTGACTTTGAGACGCTGAAAAGTTTCCAGTTCCAAGTCGTGGCCACGGACGGTGGAAGTCCTCCACTGAGCAGCAACGTGACAGTGAAGGTGTTCATTCTGGATCAGAACGACAACGCTCCAGTCATCCTGTATCCAGTCAGCTCCAACGGTTCTGCTGAAGGTGTGGAGGAGATTCCCCGCAATATGAAAGCAGGAGACTTGGTGACTAAAGTCCGAGCCTATGATGCTGATATAGGATATAACGGCTGGTTACTGTTTTCACTGCAGCAAGTCACTGCCCACAGTCTCTTTACTTTGGACCGCTATACGGGCCAGATCAGAACACTTCGCTCCTTCACAGAGACGGACGAGGCTGAGCATGGACTGCTCATACTGGTCAAAGACAACGGCAACGTTTCCCTGTCAGCAACAGCTACTGTGACTGTCAAACTTGTGGAGCCCAAAGAGGCTTTTGCAGCTTCTGATGTCAAACGTGCAGCAGCAAAAGTGGAGGAGGAGGACCACAATGTGACTTTTTACCTCATCATCACTTTGGGCTCGGTCTCGCTGCTTTTTGTCATCAGCATCATCGTGCTGATCGCCATGCAGTGCTCCAAATCCACAGAGTACACTTCCAAATATCTCCAAGACGCTAATTATGATGGGACACTGTGTCACAGCATCCAGTACAGATCAGGAGACAAACGCTACATGCTAGTTGGACCCAGAATGAGTATAGGTTCTACTATAGTCCCGGGCAGCCACGCCAACACTCTGGTGCTCCCTGACAGGAGACACACTTCTACTGGGGAGGTAAGAAACACATTTTGTGTAACATCAAAACATATTTCACTCACATTATATTTTGGTGTACCATGA